One part of the Aspergillus luchuensis IFO 4308 DNA, chromosome 5, nearly complete sequence genome encodes these proteins:
- a CDS encoding intradiol ring-cleavage dioxygenase (COG:Q;~EggNog:ENOG410PHR9;~InterPro:IPR015889,IPR000627;~PFAM:PF00775;~SECRETED:SignalP(1-17);~go_function: GO:0003824 - catalytic activity [Evidence IEA];~go_function: GO:0005506 - iron ion binding [Evidence IEA];~go_function: GO:0008199 - ferric iron binding [Evidence IEA];~go_function: GO:0016702 - oxidoreductase activity, acting on single donors with incorporation of molecular oxygen, incorporation of two atoms of oxygen [Evidence IEA];~go_process: GO:0006725 - cellular aromatic compound metabolic process [Evidence IEA];~go_process: GO:0055114 - oxidation-reduction process [Evidence IEA]): protein MHFSKLLTLTAATLAFAHPGEKHDHEAVKREIRLRDALAEQARHGVNACSNSHQARQVQQRSVSRRANTARELRSKRGVTAAPHKFRRNLAALEKWEAINHNKTGLLDYSPQTSEADIFGANTSSILTPTITDGPYYVWGEVIRQNVKEDKYCDGVDLFLEVQYIDVNTCLPVQGALVDIWNANATGVYSGISTSGNYAADGWDSTFLRGIQETDEDGVVTFQTIFPGHYDGRAIHTHLLTHLNSTINRNNGTLQVGTGSVAHIGQLFWNEVLRTAVENTYPYTTNTQDITSNADDMWSVEQATSAYDPFPEFLYLGDSIEDGLFAWIQIGINTTADYTDNSYYSIAAYYDENGGHENSDSAAMGGGSGGGGAPSGSMSMSGAMPSSTSA, encoded by the exons ATGCATTTCTCCAAGCTCCTCACTCTCACCGCGGCCACTCTGGCTTTCGCCCACCCCGGCGAGAAACATGACCATGAGGCCGTCAAGCGGGAGATTCGCCTTCGCGATGCCCTCGCTGAGCAGGCCAGACACGGTGTCAATGCTTGCTCCAACAGCCACCAGGCTAGACAGGTTCAGCAGCGCTCCGTCTCCCGCCGCGCTAACACTGCCCGTGAGCTGCGCTCCAAGAGGGGCGTGACTGCTG CTCCCCACAAGTTCCGCCGGAACCTCGCGGCTCTCGAAAAGTGGGAAGCCATCAACCACAACAAGACCGGCCTCCTTGACTACTCCCCCCAGACCTCCGAGGCCGACATCTTCGGCGCCAACACCAGCTCCATCCTCACTCCCACCATCACCGATGGCCCCTACTACGTCTGGGGTGAAGTGATCCGTCAGAACGTCAAGGAGGATAAGTACTGTGACGGTGtcgacctcttcctcgaggtGCAGTACATCGATGTCAACACTTGCCTGCCTGTGCAGGGTGCGCTGGTCGACATCTGGAACGCCAACGCTACCGGTGTTTACAG TGGTATCTCCACCAGTGGCAACTACGCCGCCGACGGCTGGGACTCGACCTTCCTCCGTGGTATCCAGGAgaccgatgaggatggtgttgtcaCCTTCCAGACCATCTTCCCCGGTCACTACGACGGCCGCgccatccacacccatcTCCTGACTCACCTTaactccaccatcaaccgCAACAACGGCACCCTCCAAGTGGGCACTGGCAGCGTCGCCCACATCGGCCAGCTCTTCTGGAACGAGGTCCTGCGTACCGCTGTTGAGAACACCTACCcctacaccaccaacactcAGGATATCACCAGCAATGCCGACGACATGTGGAGTGTCGAGCAGGCAACCAGCGCCTACGACCCCTTCCCGGAGTTCCTGTACCTCGGTGATAGCATTGAGGACGGTTTGTTCGCCTGGATCCAGATTGGTATCAACACTACTGCCGACTACACCGACAACTCCTACTACAGCATTGCTGCTTACTACGATGAAAACGGCGGTCACGAGAACTCGGACAGCGCTGCCATGGGTGGTGGctctggtggtggcggtgctCCTTCGGGTtccatgtccatgtccgGTGCTATGCCCTCTTCTACCAGTGCTTGA
- a CDS encoding acyl-CoA thioesterase (COG:S;~EggNog:ENOG410QE8P;~InterPro:IPR029069;~PFAM:PF13279;~TransMembrane:1 (o17-37i)), translated as MEAIRSLASSLWESVTFWKAAAIFFALLNLKTLPMIWHVRVYRYFFKHGYLITPAVEQPARPCTEVLEPVSIYSRAPIMELDFNMHKSNSTYFSDLDVSRTALMSSIVVKGAALLEKRLQEQGKKGFLGFILGSVYTTFKREIPAYAKYEVKSHVASFDQKWIYIVTYFLKPGKGKKGQDDPEALKKRLYAVSISKYVLKKGRYTVPPKDAFEAAGYTPFLFPTAANGHATGAENGHANGDAVQRKETAAANGTSDEWERLKAEIDRGMTVVEPIVEQEDRLLEDYVHKMTKPGFA; from the exons ATGGAGGCCATTCGCTCTTTGGCGAGCTCCCTTTGGGAGTCCGTCACCTTCTGGAAAGCTgctgccatcttcttcgcttTGCTCAACCTGAAGACTCTCCCCATGATTTGGCAT GTTCGCGTGTACCGCTACTTCTTCAAGCATGGCTACCTCATCACCCCTGCTGTCGAACAGCCCGCCCGTCCCTGCACCGAGGTTCTCGAGCCCGTTAGCATCTACTCTCGCGCCCCCATCATGGAACTCGACTTCAACATGCACAAATCCAACTCGACCTACTTCTCCGATCTCGATGTCTCCCGTACCGCTCTCATGTCCAGTATCGTCGTGAAGGGAGCTGCACTCCTAGAAAAGCGTTTGCAGgaacaaggaaagaagggttTCTTGGGGTTCATTCTGGGCAGCGTCTACACCACCTTCAAGCGAGAGATCCCCGCATACGCCAAGTACGAGGTCAAGTCGCATGTGGCCAGTTTCGACCAGAAGTGGATCTACATCGTCACCTACTTTCTGAAGCCGGgtaagggaaagaagggccAGGATGACCCCGAGGCGCTGAAGAAGAGACTCTACGCTGTGTCCATCAGCAAGTACGTTCTGAAGAAGGGCCGCTACACCGTTCCTCCCAAGGATGCCTTCGAGGCTGCGGGGTACACTccgttcctcttccccacGGCTGCTAATGGCCATGCTACTGGCGCTGAGAATGGTCACGCGAACGGGGATGCCGTTCAGCGTAAGGAGACCGCTGCTGCCAATGGTACCTCGGATGAGTGGGAGCGTTTGAAGGCCGAGATTGATCGGGGCATGACTGTTGTGGAGCCGATTGTTGAGCAGGAGGATAGGCTCCTGGAGGACTATGTTCACAAGATGACCAAGCCTGGCTTTGCCTAG
- a CDS encoding glycoside hydrolase family 35 protein (CAZy:GH35;~COG:G;~EggNog:ENOG410PGTY;~InterPro:IPR025300,IPR025972,IPR037110,IPR008979, IPR036833,IPR018954,IPR017853,IPR001944,IPR031330;~PFAM:PF13363,PF10435,PF01301,PF13364;~SECRETED:SignalP(1-19);~go_function: GO:0004553 - hydrolase activity, hydrolyzing O-glycosyl compounds [Evidence IEA];~go_process: GO:0005975 - carbohydrate metabolic process [Evidence IEA]), translating to MKLQFILSCWAILVAQIRATTDGLTDLVAWDPYSLTVNGNRLFVYSGEFHYPRLPVPEMWLDVFQKMRAHGFNTVSLYFFWDYHSPINGTYDFETGAHNIQRLFDYAQEAGIYIIARAGPYCNAEFNGGGLALYLSDGSGGELRTSDATYHQAWTPWIERIGKIIAENSITNGGPVILNQIENELQETTHSATNTLVEYMEQIEEAFRAAGVDVPFTSNEKGQRSRSWSTDYEDVGGAVNVYGLDSYPGGLSCTNPSTGFSVVRNYYQWFQNTSYTQPEYLPEFEGGWFSAWGADSFYDQCTSELSPQFADVYYKNNIGQRVTLQNLYMLYGGTNWGHLAAPVVYTSYDYSAPLRETRQIRDKLSQTKLVGLFTRVSSGLLGVEMEGNGTTYTSTTSAYTWVLRNPNTTAGFYVVQQATTSSQTDITFSLNVNTSAGAFTLPNINLQGRQSKVISTDYPLGHNTLLYVSTDIATYGTFGDTDVVVLYARSGQEVTFAFKNTTNLTFEEYGDSVNLTSSSGNRTITSYTYTQGSGSSVVKFSNGAIFYLLETETAFRFWAPPTTTDPYVTPEQQIFVLGPYLVRNVSISGSVVDLVGDNDNATTVEVFAGSSAKTVKWNGKEITVKKTDYGSLVGSIGGADTSTISLPSLTGWKVRDSLPETLSSYDDSKWTVCNKTTTLSPVDPLSLPVLFASDYGYYTGIKIYRGRFDGANVTGANLTAQGGLAFGWNVWLNGDLVASLPGNADETSSNAVISFTNHTLKQTDNLLTVVIDYTGHDETSTGDGVENPRGLLGATLNGGSFTSWKIQGNAGGAAGAYELDPVRAPMNEGGLLAERQGWHLPGYKAKSSDGWTDGSPLDGLNKSGVAFYLTTFTLDLPKNYDVPLGIQFTSPSTVDPVRIQLFINGYQYGKYVPYLGPQTTFPIPPGIINNRDKNTIGLSLWAQTDAGAKLENIELISYGAYESGFDAGDGTGFDLNGAKLGYQPEWTEARSQYT from the exons ATGAAGCTGCAGTTCATACTCTCGTGCTGGGCCATCTTGGTCGCCCAAATCCGGGCGACTACAGATGGTCTGACAGATCTGGTCGCCTGGGACCCTTATAGTCTGACCGTCAATGGCAATCGCTTGTTTGTCTATTCCGGAGAGTTCCATTATCCCCGATTGCCCGTTCCGGAAATGTGGCTTGATGTCTTTCAGAAGATGCGCGCACATGGCTTCAACACTGTTAG TCTATATTTCTTCTGGGACTATCACTCTCCAATCAATGGGACATATGACTTTGAGACCGGAGCACACAATATCCAGCGCCTATTCGACTATGCCCAAGAGGCCGGAATTTACATCATCGCACG TGCTGGGCCCTACTGCAATGCTGAGTTCAACGGAGGTGGTCTAGCTCTATACCTGAGCGACGGGAGCGGTGGTGAATTGCGAACGAGCGATGCGACATATCACCAGGCATGGACTCCCTGGATTGAGCGTATTGGTAAGATCATTGCGGAAaactccatcaccaatggtGGGCCAGTCATTCTCAACCAGATCGAGAATGAACTTCAGGAGACCACGCATTCTGCGACCAATACCTTGGTCGAGTATATGGAGCAGATTGAGGAGGCATTTCGAGCTGCCGGCGTGGACGTTCCCTTCACTAGCAACGAGAAAGGCCAGCGATCTCGAAGTTGGTCGACAGACTATGAGGATGTGGGTGGTGCGGTCAACGTCTACGGCTTAGACTCGTACCCGGGAGGGCTCAGTTGCACCAACCCTTCCACAGGATTTTCAGTCGTACGGAACTATTATCAATGGTTCCAAAACACCAGCTACACGCAGCCCGAATACTTGCCTGAGTTCGAAGGTGGCTGGTTCTCTGCCTGGGGCGCCGACTCTTTCTACGATCAGTGCACGAGTGAGCTGAGTCCACAATTTGCGGATGTGTACTACAAGAACAATATTGGTCAGCGGGTCACCCTCCAGAACCTGTACATGCTGTACGGGGGTACAAACTGGGGCCATCTAGCTGCACCTGTGGTGTATACCTCAT ACGACTACAGCGCTCCACTTAGAGAGACTAGACAAATCAGAGACAAGCTCAGTCAGACGAAGCTCGTTGGTCTGTTCACTCGAGTGTCTTCTGGCTTGCTGGGAGTCGAAATGGAAGGGAATGGCACCACTTACACATCGACGACCTCAGCATACACATGGGTACTTCGGAATCCCAACACGACCGCTGGTTTCTATGTCGTGCAGCAGGCTACCACATCCTCGCAGACAGACATCACGTTTTCCCTGAATGTGAATACTTCTGCGGGCGCGTTCACCTTACCCAATATTAATCTGCAAGGCAGGCAAAGTAAGGTGATCTCGACTGATTACCCACTCGGTCATAACACGCTCTTGTATGTGTCAACCGACATCGCGACATACGGCACTTTTGGGGACACTGATGTTGTCGTGCTCTATGCACGCTCTGGACAGGAGGTGACGTTTGCCTTCAAGAACACGACTAACCTGACCTTCGAGGAATATGGTGATTCGGTGAACCTGACTAGCAGTTCAGGTAATCGGACTATTACCTCTTACACTTACACTCAAGGCAGTGGTAGCAGCGTCGTGAAGTTCTCCAATGGCGCCATTTTCTATCTCCTGGAGACGGAGACGGCATTCCGATTCTGggcaccaccaaccacaacagACCCTTATGTGACACCGGAACAGCAGATATTTGTGCTGGGCCCATACCTAGTCCGCAATGTGAGTATCTCTGGAAGCGTTGTGGATCTGGTTGGAGACAACGACAACGCCACGACCGTGGAAGTATTCGCTGGGTCTTCCGCGAAGACTGTCAAATGGAACGGTAAGGAGATCACCGTCAAGAAAACAGACTATGGGAGCCTTGTGGGATCGATTGGTGGGGCCGATACCAGCACCATTTCGCTCCCCAGTTTGACCGGATGGAAAGTTCGCGACTCCTTGCCCGAGACCCTGTCTTCCTATGATGACTCCAAGTGGACGGTGTGCAACAAGACTACAACGCTGAGTCCTGTTGACCCACTCAGTCTGCCTGTCTTGTTTGCCTCCGATTATGGCTATTATACCGGCATCAAGATCTATCGTGGTCGGTTCGATGGTGCTAACGTGACTGGAGCGAACTTGACTGCGCAAGGAGGTCTGGCTTTTGGTTGGAATGTCTGGCTGAACGGGGATCTTGTGGCCTCGCTTCCAGGTAATGCCGACGAAACGTCGTCTAACGCAGTCATCAGCTTCACCAATCATACCTTGAAGCAGACCGATAATCTGCTGACAGTTGTG ATCGACTACACCGGACATGACGAGACGTCTACCGGTGATGGCGTGGAGAACCCTCGAGGACTTCTTGGAGCAACACTCAATGGTGGTTCATTCACGAGCTGGAAGATCCAAGGAAACGCTGGAGGTGCCGCTG GAGCATATGAGCTTGACCCTGTGAGAGCACCCATGAACGAAGGCGGCTTGCTCGCCGAGCGTCAAGGTTGGCATCTACCAGGATACAAGGCGAAGTCATCGGACGGCTGGACGGATGGATCCCCGCTCGATGGACTCAACAAGTCAG GAGTCGCATTTTACCTGACCACCTTCACCCTTGACCTCCCCAAGAACTATGACGTTCCTCTCGGTATCCAATTCACCTCACCGTCGACTGTCGACCCGGTGCGCATCCAGCTCTTCATCAATGGATACCAATATGGCAAATATGTTCCATATCTGGGGCCGCAAACAACGTTTCCCATCCCACCTGGTATTATCAACAACCGCGACAAGAATACCATTGGCCTCAGCCTGTGGGCGCAGACGGATGCGGGTGCCAAGTTGGAGAACATCGAGCTGATCAGCTATGGTGCGTATGAGAGTGGCTTCGATGCGGGCGATGGGACGGGATTCGATCTTAATGGAGCTAAATTGGGGTATCAGCCTGAGTGGACGGAGGCTCGCTCACAGTATACCTGA
- a CDS encoding class I SAM-dependent methyltransferase (COG:S;~EggNog:ENOG410PNAE;~InterPro:IPR029063,IPR041698;~PFAM:PF13489,PF08241,PF13649) produces MASSKTELDYRVTDDVGYGLGSETAAAFRLNGIFHFWKEHLGFNIHPTIRESLQTPNPRIADVATGTAIWLIDLAKELPDATLDGLDLTLGMAPPVEWLPPNITLRQWNIFEELPEELVGQFDLVHLRLLLPVIQNGDPSSIIQKITRMLKPGGWIQWDDLNIREAKIFKARPELKIEALEYLSRFWNTGERQEWIGRLPQSFEQEGMKRTSIDRYENLKQYLKADCEGYIVTCEETARTLARKGKVDEAKEFSQIVHQASLEAAAGAAVVATRVVCIGQKPVEL; encoded by the coding sequence ATGGCTTCCTCCAAAACAGAGCTCGACTATCGCGTTACCGACGACGTCGGCTACGGCCTTGGTAGCGAAACTGCAGCCGCATTTCGACTCAATGGAATATTTCACTTCTGGAAAGAGCACCTCGGCTTCAATATCCACCCGACCATCCGGGAGTCCTTGCAGACCCCAAATCCCCGCATCGCTGATGTAGCCACAGGCACTGCCATCTGGCTTATAGATTTGGCGAAGGAGCTTCCCGATGCGACCCTCGACGGGCTAGATCTGACTCTCGGCATGGCACCTCCGGTGGAGTGGCTGCCACCCAATATCACCCTGCGGCAGTGGAATATCTTCGAAGAACTCCCAGAAGAACTGGTGGGACAATTCGATCTTGTACATCTCCGACTACTCCTACCAGTCATCCAGAATGGCGACCCCTCGTCAATCATTCAGAAGATCACCCGCATGCTAAAGCCCGGAGGATGGATCCAATGGGATGATCTGAACATCCGAGAGGCGAAGATCTTCAAAGCCAGGCCCGAACTCAAGATCGAAGCGTTGGAGTACCTCTCTCGATTCTGGAATACCGGCGAACGGCAGGAATGGATTGGCCGTCTTCCGCAGAGTTTTGAACAAGAGGGAATGAAACGAACGAGCATTGATCGATATGAAAACTTGAAGCAATATCTCAAGGCCGACTGCGAGGGATATATTGTGACTTGCGAAGAAACTGCCCGGACACTTGCCAGGAAGGGCAAGGTGGATGAAGCGAAAGAATTCTCTCAGATCGTTCATCAAGCATCGCTGGAAGCTGCGGCTGGTGCTGCCGTGGTGGCTACTAGGGTCGTTTGTATCGGGCAAAAGCCAGTGGAGCTGTGA
- a CDS encoding sugar porter family MFS transporter (COG:G;~EggNog:ENOG410PHGF;~InterPro:IPR005829,IPR005828,IPR003663,IPR036259, IPR020846;~PFAM:PF00083,PF07690;~TransMembrane:11 (i117-135o165-186i198-216o222-245i257-281o287-307i379-399o411-432i444-465o514-533i545-564o);~go_component: GO:0016020 - membrane [Evidence IEA];~go_component: GO:0016021 - integral component of membrane [Evidence IEA];~go_function: GO:0022857 - transmembrane transporter activity [Evidence IEA];~go_process: GO:0055085 - transmembrane transport [Evidence IEA]): MDGEGVTAKAVHKDENPASVEHAEKPQQQHNVFDIEGRSGGLNAVFENPLAGVPREQLLDDVERFCRQYGLEAHLDEFRKGALISQNPQGALDLPDLSEADKETLRREQTHKWSQPWQLYFMASMCSLAAAVQGMDETVNNGAQAIYLDELGITAPRFSEQMQDYLTGLVVGAPYLACAILGCWLTEPMNRYLARRGTIFWSCFIAAVASIWEGVANSWVNLFIARFVLGLGIGSKSSTVPVYAAECSPAPIRGALVMMWQMWTAFGIMLGNIMGVAFMGVSRDLSWRLMLGSTVVLPLVVCAQVYFCPESPRWLIQHNRIPQAFESFRTLRPTDLQAARDLYYAYVQVELERKVNTGKNFFSMFLELFTIPRNRRATLASWIVMFLQQFCGVNVIAYYSTTIFQDSGYSIQQALLASMGTGILNWVFALPAFFTIDTWGRRNLLLFTFPFLAICLLWSGFSFWIEPDNDTSKKRVAMVTTGMYLFEVYYSPGEGPVPFTYSAEAFPLQVREVGMSWATATTWCFNFILSFTWPMLLRAFKPQGAFGWYAAWCAIGWFLVLLFVPETKELTLEELDQVFSVSTRKHASYQLKNAWWHFRVWVLRQKLEPLPRFYEHAENLAEGHAESHPQEYNEK; this comes from the exons ATGGACGGAGAAGGGGTCACGGCGAAAGCCGTTCACAAGGACGAGAACCCCGCCAGCGTTGAGCACGCTGAAAagccacagcagcaacacaaTGTCTTCGATATCGAAGGGCGCTCGGGCGGTCTCAACGCCGTCTTTGAAAACCCCTTGGCAGGCGTGCCGCGAGAGCAACTCCTCGACGACGTGGAGCGCTTTTGTCGCCAGTACGGTCTCGAAGCCCACTTGGACGAATTCCGCAAGGGCGCCTTGATCTCACAGAATCCGCAGGGCGCCTTGGACCTTCCTGACCTGAGCGAGGCGGACAAGGAGACCCTCCGGCGGGAACAGACCCATAAATGGTCGCAACCTTGGCAGCTTTACTTCATGGCAT CCATGTGCTCTCTTGCAGCCGCTGTACAAGGTATGGATGAGACTGTCAACAATGGCGCTCAGGCAATCTATCTCGAT GAACTTGGGATCACTGCACCCCGATTTTCAGAGCAAATGCAAGATTACCTTACTGGGCTCGTCGTGGGCGCACCTTATCTAGCGTGTGCAATACTCGGTTGTTGGCTTACCGAGCCAATGAACAGATATTTGGCGCGACGTGGGACAATTTTCTGGTCCTGCTTTATTGCGGCAGTAGCTTCCATCTGGGAAGGCGTGGCTAATTCCTGGGTTAACCTCTTCATTGCACGGTTTGTCCTTGGCCTTGGTATTGGTTCCAAATCATCGACAGTGCCCGTGTATGCGGCTGAGTGTTCCCCGGCCCCCATCCGAGGTGCCCTTGTTATGATGTGGCAGATGTGGACAGCATTCGGCATTATGCTTGGTAATATCATGGGCGTTGCCTTTATGGGCGTATCGAGGGACCTTTCATGGCGTCTTATGCTTGGATCCACCGTGGTCCTGCCCCTCGTCGTCTGCGCGCAAGTCTACTTCTGCCCGGAGTCCCCTCGGTGGCTTATTCAACACAACCGAATTCCCCAGGCTTTCGAGTCTTTCCGCACTCTCCGCCCCACTGATCTGCAGGCGGCCCGAGACTTGTACTATGCGTACGTCCAGGTGGAGCTGGAACGGAAAGTCAACACCGGCAagaacttcttctccatgttCCTCGAGCTCTTTACGATCCCACGCAATCGTCGTGCCACACTTGCTAGCTGGATTGTCATGTTTCTTCAACAATTCTGTGGAGTGAATGTGATAGCTTACTATTCCACAACCATCTTTCAAGATTCCGGATATAGTATCCAGCAAGCCCTATTGGCCAGCATGGGAACAGGGATCTTGAATTGGGTTTTTGCACTCCCAGCATTCTTCACCATTGACACCTGGGGCCGCCGGAACCTGCTGCTCTTCACGTTTCCATTTTTAGCCATCTGCCTTCTGTGGAGTGGCTTTTCATTCTGGATTGAGCCGGACAACGACACCAGTAAGAAACGGGTGGCCATGGTCACAACGGGCATGTATCTGTTCGAGGTATATTATTCCCCGGGTGAGGGACCTGTGCCGTTCACCTATTCTGCCGAAGCATTCCCACTGCAGGTGCGTGAGGTTGGCATGTCATGGGCCACTGCGACAACATGGTGTTTCAACTTCATTCTGTCGTTTACCTGGCCTATGCTCCTAAGAGCATTCAAGCCTCAGGGTGCATTCGGATGGTATGCCGCATGGTGTGCAATCGGATGGTTCCTGGTCCTGCTGTTTGTGCCAGAGACTAAGG AACTCACACTGGAAGAGCTTGATCAAGTCTTTTCAGTCTCGACGCGCAAGCACGCATCCTACCAATTGAAGAATGCATGGTGGCATTTCCGCGTTTGGGTACTTCGGCAGAAGTTGGAACCACTGCCCAGATTCTATGAGCATGCGGAGAACCTGGCGGAAGGGCACGCAGAGAGCCACCCACAGGAGTATAATGAGAAATGA
- a CDS encoding uncharacterized protein (COG:S;~EggNog:ENOG410PWMR;~InterPro:IPR011009,IPR002575;~PFAM:PF01636) translates to MDFDDIALNHFDGLKKEWVELCSRSARGICGLANKYRNRDGCLLRSMHSGSFNFSLRLHWEDDGDDWLIRFPLPGKSMFPEEKVRGEAILMTYIADNTTIPVPRVIASGTADENPTGLGPFIIMTWIEGRKMSELLRTSDSSDKEETLNPDIDEETLKALYGQMAQVLLKLWKLDFDCIGSLSNNEVTGKPQVTKRPLTLAMNELVRTCGLTDLDPPRTYNSSTDYIVSLLELQSKHLQQQRNSIYDSADCREKYASRHLMKASALNFLPPEDNYGPFKLFCDDLCPGNVLVNDSLQITGIIDWEFCYAAPAQFAGSIPWWLLLERPHRIIYNFGVKAFFEDLLPKAYLFLHVVQYGMSHGTVSRYDILGLIR, encoded by the coding sequence ATGGATTTTGATGATATAGCGTTGAATCACTTTGATGggctgaagaaagaatgggtAGAACTGTGTTCCAGATCTGCTAGGGGCATCTGCGGACTGGCCAACAAGTACCGCAACCGAGATGGTTGCTTGCTTCGGTCAATGCACAGCGGATCGTTCAACTTTAGTTTGCGTCTACACTGGGAGGATGACGGCGATGACTGGCTGATTCGGTTTCCGCTTCCAGGGAAATCCATGTTCCCGGAAGAGAAAGTTCGCGGAGAAGCCATACTTATGACATATATCGCAGACAACACGACAATTCCCGTTCCCCGAGTAATTGCCTCCGGGACAGCAGATGAGAATCCTACAGGTCTGGGTCCCTTCATTATCATGACCTGGAtcgaagggaggaagatgtcggaACTACTCCGGACAAGTGATTCATCCGACAAGGAGGAAACCCTCAACCCAGATATCGACGAGGAGACGCTCAAGGCCCTGTACGGGCAAATGGCACAGGTCCTGCTGAAACTGTGGAAACTCGACTTCGATTGCATTGGTAGCCTGAGTAACAACGAAGTGACTGGCAAGCCGCAAGTGACCAAACGGCCCCTAACCCTCGCTATGAACGAGCTGGTCCGGACATGCGGGCTGACTGATCTTGATCCACCGAGAACCTATAACAGCTCCACAGACTACATCGTCTCGCTTCTCGAGTTGCAGTCAAAGCATCTTCAGCAACAAAGAAACAGTATCTACGATTCCGCAGACTGTCGCGAGAAATACGCTAGTCGTCATTTGATGAAGGCGTCAGCATTGAATTTTCTGCCCCCTGAAGATAATTATGGACCCTTCAAACTATTCTGCGATGATCTATGCCCTGGCAACGTTCTGGTCAATGACTCCCTTCAGATCACCGGCATTATTGATTGGGAATTCTGTTATGCGGCCCCGGCCCAATTTGCCGGCAGTATCCCGTGGTGGCTACTTCTGGAGCGACCACATCGAATCATCTACAATTTTGGCGTGAAGGCGTTCTTTGAGGATCTTTTACCGAAAGCATACCTCTTCTTGCACGTGGTTCAATATGGCATGTCGCATGGTACCGTCAGTCGATATGATATACTGGGACTTATTAGATGA
- a CDS encoding uncharacterized protein (COG:S;~EggNog:ENOG410PT7R) — protein sequence MSSSNLWLYASSRLRDPTVTDEVFSQWYQEHHVPDVLKTGSVTKGEFFRALGPQKQFRWLAAYDCDDLDFMEPENFARIPKTHSMLGTTKSCLEIAEFDTRIFQQLFVLENGEGNEKGNTGPDRYLLTCTFHCDDNDYEALERRCIDGDILHAFPGSRWLKISRPFEDEDTYLGFMIVQALGEVEPKDLLCLEDKRSYLAETLGLERQFLQPHLWELLRSCENGS from the exons ATGTCTTCCTCAAATCTTTGGCTTTACGCTTCATCCCGCCTCCGAGATCCCACCGTCACAGACGAGGTCTTCAGCCAATGGTACCAGGAGCATCATGTCCCCGATGTCCTAAAGACAGGCTCCGTGACAAAAGGAGAATTCTTCCGAGCTCTAGGGCCCCAGAAACAGTTTCGCTGGCTTGCCGCATACGATTGCGACGATTTAGATTTCATGGAGCCAGAAAACTTCGCCCGCATCCCGAAAACACACAGCATGTTGGGCACGACCAAGTCGTGTTTGGAAATTGCTGAATTCGACACAAGAATCTTCCAGCAACTCTTCGTACTAGAGAACGGGGAGGGGAATGAGAAGGGGAATACTG GCCCCGACCGTTATCTATTAACCTGTACCTTCCACTGCGACGACAATGATTATGAGGCGCTCGAGCGCCGCTGCATCGATGGGGATATTCTACATGCTTTTCCGGGGTCGCGATGGCTGAAGATCTCGAGACCgttcgaggacgaggataCTTATCTGGGTTTCATGATTGTGCAGGCGCTCGGGGAGGTTGAGCCGAAGGATTTACTTTGCTTGGAAGATAAGCGGTCGTATTTGGCGGAGACGCTGGGGCTGGAGAGGCAGTTCTTGCAGCCGCATTTGTGGGAGCTTTTGAGGAGTTGCGAGAATGGTTCGTAG